The following proteins are co-located in the Hypomesus transpacificus isolate Combined female chromosome 23, fHypTra1, whole genome shotgun sequence genome:
- the akap11 gene encoding A-kinase anchor protein 11 isoform X2 — translation MDACARIRGVPLRTRASIRKETVRDNGAQSLKSLLRNKKELCSVGLELQSRDATRLTEIHFVCLPGHSEGDDFNLQSLACLPGELSELLRSVHVHSLRPDEVLLLKDSRRPPDRTDPVTQQCWLRTVCVLRHSASPQQQVSVGAIVGLLGRYAAGVRYALELQALHKGSSEPSQPEENDINQSVSSIEDDFVTALEHLEEEDTGEHTSGASYYHGNQRDVASQTVPAHRRRKDLSGSSVIVSSSSKKSSAKHRSAPEVSVTVQRLSGVESQWSLYSHRARLPSPSAPLSESEESDGSSPSPIIFLDEVGYQKSLRAKLDIPQVPGGPRERVEDSDSEVSEFFDSFDQFDDVEELSSDSCTLTLPLDPTTSSGAAVPSTKKKFSDAGASVSGSKYASGGCSNKTMNPHRFDHPTLPANVKKPTPLKPGSPYSPHPEVPDSPRPARTSNEETGGPLFSPVSSSAFSPLGDSGGALEYFWKTEGEAEDISELPKPQDLCSMYKTYSDFASSLSKEILGSVCGYQSPVSINDNKNLSCVCHKEFQNSSGHLMKLSEIQETVTVARLQQTSQSLKDGIQRFATDLVEMSLGSALRDLQKGVSSCTTTLCHLAARLTSSVFQVAFHEIGMRHAYVLKERAVNGLAGFLVGEAVSGALKDFLSVKKQMFNSTVTRFAADLAEELVFEGMMEVCQFSHPSTPLTPSDGSFGQEEDEEVVTSYASDLSESVLQEAFIELSQTDVAFTTQAAISVSLDNICYVSSEDNSTTTHSCATTATGPQAFQDTLVESSPGTSGEDGCTVKKALFTVSGMASCVPVPQAGQVLSSLQGSEETCQRKSSVAHTSQTSPRRSCCSQGRTVTTSSSDTTTATQTDLQPAVAHLAGSASEGLVAGSGAEPSLGKTPFHNFSGNMVDMIVSEACELITATTKVKKRVEDCADFLSKTIGSKGPSPAEASSQGSASDSGRERCRPEDDGKDSVCDESVTVSSESGSRLPHPQPFSETRQVMMKDTLNVPGTEIGGRGGRKMSAGDDVSLSPGRKCNGTPGTPPSTPQQPSEVSQEKQIKQFSKKLKGKLAKEFSPATPPSTPHDQPEPSHGPKDPASETEKADFMLRLMRSLSEEAEGNEEEEEDEDAEARGRAEKSELHCLSKSTRKVSNKEAIHYAERLACHIVSMATEMDALGGMEDGGRRMEEDRRDSVAQFSERTLNTLWVYAGEVAGEVISDVKRMVGSGHCHPRATRQGKERPECLQHRHSHPSEPSRDSRAGLLAEQWSTDLLASVLHPASSSTSSSVPSPWSSSGLSSEYPSCESVTDEYAGYLIRVLKKEGGSRELVLDQYASRLAYRSIKLGLAHAARKTKQRPSTSRLHSAPRRAPSTEPCSPRDRAGRGASPSSDEAIQCACRDSEDYMEMVNFAESLAYDITCDVARKLRLSSARLPKSLTDSCLYKKSKLEDMTENLIRNSFSCPLLAEEGKSRQYHSTDSLYDGGYSSGVMQVIEHYARKIVDDTLEITLASAGRPAGEFHRAQAQDRHSHTQRLSEGAGLNRSFGEMECPFCNRPSSRLLPQPGQRRRRQECEGGSDRLCGLDIPKIYIDLDRRAAFAEEMVSTAMETAKRELSNTSLNADSGIGHDGASFAESLTAEIMTSALSNACQTVNLSGPGREATESTVSQQLSLSVGDDSLGSWSNLSFEDEHPDESSSFLHLSDSDCTEDKETEVKDEPCVRVDRGPSQPHRALLMVNSEVREANLDFQPPTFDPQLRSMLQWAAASMADLPLVQLGPSADKELQQLPAVVQRLCEKEWRVGELLQALLRYCEEAQAPGQSDPREEPPQAGRGPRHTPLFQWLLENA, via the exons ATGGATGCCTGTGCCCGTATCCGAGGGGTCCCACTTAGGACCCGAGCCTCCATCAGAAAGGAG acAGTACGTGATAATGGGGCACAGAGTTTGAAGAGCCTActgaggaacaaaaaagaacTGTGCAGCGTAGGCCTAGAGTTGCAATCCAGAGATGCTACACGATTGACAGAG ATCCATTTTGTATGTCTACCTGGTCATTCCGAAGGAGACGACTTCAATCTGCAG TCTCTGGCCTGTCTGCCTGGAGAACTGAGCGAGCTGTTGAGGTCGGTCCACGTGCACAGCCTGAGGCCCGACGAAGTTCTGCTGCTGAAGGACTCCCGCAGACCCCCGGACCGGACGGACCCGGTGACACAG CAGTGCTGGCttaggacagtgtgtgtgctgcggcACAGCGCCAGCCCCCAGCAGCAGGTGAGTGTGGGGGCCATAGTGGGCCTGCTGGGTCGCTATGCTGCGGGGGTCCGCTATGCCCTGGAGCTGCAGGCCCTGCACAAGGGCTCATCGGAGCCCAGCCAGCCGGAGGAGAATGACATTAACCAGTCTGTGTCGTCCATCGAGGATGACTTTGTCACCGCTCTGGAgcacctggaggaggaagacaccGGAGAGCACACTT CTGGTGCTTCATATTACCATGGGAACCAGCGTGACGTGGCTTCACAGACCGTCCCAGCCCACAGGAGACGCAAGGACCTATCAGGCTCCAGCGTCATAGTGAGCTCCTCCTCCAAGAAGTCGTCAGCCAAACACAGATCCGCTCCAGAGGTGTCCGTCACTGTCCAGCGTTTGTCGGGCGTCGAATCCCAGTGGTCGCTGTACAGCCATAGAGCCCgcctcccttctccttctgcCCCTCTCAGCGAATCCGAGGAGTCCGACGGCTCTAGCCCCAGTCCAATCATTTTCCTGGATGAGGTAGGCTACCAGAAGAGTCTCCGTGCCAAGCTGGACATCCCTCAGGTCCCCGGGGGCCCCAGGGAAAGAGTGGAAGACTCGGACTCGGAGGTCAGTGAGTTCTTCGACAGCTTCGACCAGTTTGACGACGTGGAGGAGCTGAGCTCCGACAGCTGCACTCTCACTTTACCCCTGGACCCCACCACCAGCAGCGGGGCTGCCGTGCCGTCAACTAAGAAGAAGTTCTCCGACGCTGGCGCCAGTGTGTCTGGCTCCAAGTACGCGTCGGGCGGCTGTTCTAACAAGACCATGAACCCCCACCGCTTCGATCACCCCACACTTCCTGCCAATGTGAAAAAGCCCACCCCGCTGAAGCCAGGTTCGCCCTACTCCCCCCATCCCGAGGTGCCGGACTCACCCAGGCCCGCCCGGACCTCCAACGAGGAGACTGGCGGTCCTCTATTCAGCCCTGTGAGTTCCTCAGCCTTCAGCCCGCTGGGTGATTCTGGGGGAGCCCTCGAGTACTTCTGGAAGACCGAGGGGGAAGCTGAAGACATCTCTGAGCTTCCCAAGCCCCAGGACCTTTGCTCCATGTACAAGACCTACTCGGACTTTGCCAGCAGCTTGTCTAAGGAGATTCTTGGCTCGGTATGTGGCTACCAGTCCCCCGtcagcatcaacgacaacaagAACCTGAGCTGCGTCTGCCACAAGGAGTTCCAGAACTCGTCGGGCCACCTGATGAAACTCTCCGAGATCCAGGAGACGGTGACCGTCGCCAGGCTGCAGCAGACGTCCCAGTCGCTGAAAGACGGCATTCAGAGGTTTGCGACGGACCTGGTGGAGATGAGCTTGGGCAGCGCGCTGAGGGACCTGCAGAAGGGCGTGTCCTCCTGCACGACTACCCTCTGCCACTTGGCGGCCAGGCTCACCTCTTCAGTCTTCCAGGTGGCCTTCCACGAGATCGGCATGCGCCACGCGTACGTGCTGAAGGAGCGCGCCGTCAACGGCCTGGCCGGCTTCCTGGTGGGCGAGGCGGTGTCGGGCGCCCTGAAGGACTTCCTGTCGGTGAAGAAGCAGATGTTCAACAGCACCGTGACGCGCTTCGCCGCCGACCTCGCCGAGGAGCTGGTGTTCGAGGGGATGATGGAGGTGTGCCAGttctcccacccctccacccccctcacccccagcgaCGGGTCCTTCGgccaggaggaggacgaggaggtggTGACGTCCTACGCGTCCGACCTGTCCGAGTCCGTCCTCCAGGAGGCCTTCATCGAGCTCTCGCAGACGGACGTAGCCTTCACCACCCAGGCTGCCATCAGCGTCTCTCTGGATAACATTTGCTACGTGAGCTCGGAGGACAACTCCACCACCACTCACAGTTGCGCCACCACCGCCACTGGACCCCAGGCTTTCCAAGATACCCTCGTTGAATCTAGCCCTGGCACCTCGGGGGAGGACGGCTGCACGGTCAAGAAGGCTCTCTTCACAGTGTCGGGCATGGCTAGCTGCGTTCCCGTGCCACAGGCTGGCCAGGttctctccagcctccagggCTCGGAGGAGACATGCCAGCGGAAGTCCAGCGTGGCCCACACCTCCCAGACCAGCCCCAGGAGGAGCTGCTGCTCCCAGGGACGGACGGTGACCACGTCCTCTTCCGACACAACCACAGCCACCCAGACGGACCTGCAGCCGGCTGTAGCTCACCTCGCCGGGTCCGCCAGCGAGGGCCTCGTGGCTGGCTCTGGAGCAGAGCCTTCCCTGGGGAAGACCCCCTTCCACAACTTTTCTGGCAACATGGTGGATATGATAGTTAGCGAGGCCTGTGAGCTGATAACAGCCACTAcgaaagtgaaaaagagagtggAGGACTGTGCGGACTTCCTCAGCAAGACCATAGGAAGCAAAGGTCCCTCGCCTGCAGAAGCTTCTTCTCAGGGCTCAGCCAGTGACAGTGGGAGGGAGCGCTGCAGACCCGAAGATGATGGCAAAGACTCGGTGTGTGATGAAAGTGTTACTGTCAGTAGTGAGTCAGGCTCCAGGCTTCCTCACCCTCAGCCGTTCTCGGAGACACGCCAAGTGATGATGAAGGACACGTTGAACGTACCCGGGACGGAAATTGGAGGCAGGGGCGGGAGGAAGATGTCCGCTGGTGACGACGTGAGCCTCAGCCCTGGAAGAAAGTGTAACGGAACGCCGGgtactcccccctccaccccacagcAGCCCAGCGAGGTTTCCCAGGAGAAGCAGATCAAGCAGTTCTCCAAAAAACTGAAGGGAAAGCTGGCCAAGGagttctcgcctgccacgcccccttccaccccccacGACCAGCCAGAGCCTAGCCATGGGCCCAAGGACCCCGCCTCCGAGACCGAAAAAGCGGACTTCATGCTCAGACTGATGAGGTCTCTGTCCGAGGAGGCCGAGGgcaacgaggaggaggaggaagacgaagaCGCTGAGGCCAGAGGTCGTGCCGAGAAGTCCGAGCTCCACTGTTTGTCAAAGTCAACTCGCAAGGTGTCCAACAAGGAGGCCATCCACTACGCCGAGCGCCTGGCTTGCCATATCGTCTCCATGGCCACGGAGATGGACGCCCTCGGTGGGATGGAGGACGGTGGGAGGAgaatggaggaggacaggagggacagCGTGGCCCAGTTCTCCGAGAGGACTCTGAATACCCTGTGGGTGTACGCCGGCGAGGTCGCCGGAGAGGTGATCAGCGATGTGAAGAGGATGGTGGGGTCGGGACATTGCCACCCACGAGCGACCAGACAAGGCAAGGAAAGGCCCGAATGTCTCCAGCACCGCCACTCCCACCCCAGTGAGCCCAGCCGAGACAGCAGGGCGGGCTTGCTCGCTGAGCAGTGGTCCACGGACCTCCTCGCCTCAGTCCTCCATCCAGCatcttcctccacctcatccTCAGTGCCCAGCCCATGGTCTAGCTCCGGCCTGTCCTCCGAGTACCCCAGCTGTGAGAGCGTGACGGACGAGTATGCTGGCTACCTCATCCGGGTCCTAAAgaaggaggggggcagcagggagcTGGTGCTAGACCAGTACGCCAGCCGCCTGGCCTACCGCTCCATCAAGCTGGGCCTGGCCCATGCTGCCCGCAAGACGAAGCAgagaccctccacctccaggctccACTCGGCCCCCAGGAGAGCCCCCAGCACCGAGCCATGCTCGCCCAGGGACCGAGCCGGCAGAGGGGCGTCCCCTTCTTCGGACGAAGCCATCCAGTGCGCGTGTCGGGACTCGGAAGACTACATGGAGATGGTGAACTTTGCAGAGTCTCTGGCGTACGACATCACTTGCGATGTCGCTCGCAAGCTCCGCCTGTCGAGCGCGCGTCTGCCCAAGTCCCTGACCGACTCCTGTCTGTATAAGAAGTCGAAACTAGAAGACATGACGGAAAACCTGATCAGGAACTCCTTCTCCTGCCCTCTGCTGGCCGAGGAGGGGAAGAGCAGGCAGTACCACAGCACGGACAGCCTGTACGACGGAGGCTACAGTAGTGGAGTTATGCAGGTAATCGAACACTATGCCAGGAAGATAGTTGATGACACCCTGGAGATCACCCTGGCCTCTGCAGGGCGCCCAGCTGGGGAGTTCCACAGGGCCCAGGCCCAGGACAGGCACTCCCACACCCAGAGGCTGTCGGAGGGAGCAGGGCTAAACAGGTCTTTCGGGGAGATGGAGTGTCCATTCTGCAACAGACCCAGCAGCAGACTCCTTCCCCAGCCAGgccagaggagaaggaggcaggaGTGTGAGGGTGGGTCAGACCGGCTTTGCGGGCTGGACATCCCCAAGATCTACATCGACCTTGATCGTAGGGCAGCCTTCGCAGAAGAGATGGTGTCTACAGCCATGGAGACCGCCAAGAGGGAGCTAAGCAACACCAGCCTGAATGCTGACAGCGGTATAGGACATGACGGAGCAAGTTTCGCTGAGAGCCTCACTGCTGAGATCATGACCTCAGCACTGTCCAATGCCTGCCAGACCGTTAacctcag TGGTCCAGGTAGGGAGGCCACAGAGTCGACGGTGTCCCAGCAGCTGAGCCTGAGCGTGGGGGACGACAGCCTGGGCAGCTGGTCCAACCTCAGCTTTGAGGATGAGCACCCAGACGAGAGCAGCAGCTTTCTGCACCTcagtgacag
- the akap11 gene encoding A-kinase anchor protein 11 isoform X1, whose product MDACARIRGVPLRTRASIRKETVRDNGAQSLKSLLRNKKELCSVGLELQSRDATRLTEIHFVCLPGHSEGDDFNLQSLACLPGELSELLRSVHVHSLRPDEVLLLKDSRRPPDRTDPVTQQCWLRTVCVLRHSASPQQQVSVGAIVGLLGRYAAGVRYALELQALHKGSSEPSQPEENDINQSVSSIEDDFVTALEHLEEEDTGEHTSGASYYHGNQRDVASQTVPAHRRRKDLSGSSVIVSSSSKKSSAKHRSAPEVSVTVQRLSGVESQWSLYSHRARLPSPSAPLSESEESDGSSPSPIIFLDEVGYQKSLRAKLDIPQVPGGPRERVEDSDSEVSEFFDSFDQFDDVEELSSDSCTLTLPLDPTTSSGAAVPSTKKKFSDAGASVSGSKYASGGCSNKTMNPHRFDHPTLPANVKKPTPLKPGSPYSPHPEVPDSPRPARTSNEETGGPLFSPVSSSAFSPLGDSGGALEYFWKTEGEAEDISELPKPQDLCSMYKTYSDFASSLSKEILGSVCGYQSPVSINDNKNLSCVCHKEFQNSSGHLMKLSEIQETVTVARLQQTSQSLKDGIQRFATDLVEMSLGSALRDLQKGVSSCTTTLCHLAARLTSSVFQVAFHEIGMRHAYVLKERAVNGLAGFLVGEAVSGALKDFLSVKKQMFNSTVTRFAADLAEELVFEGMMEVCQFSHPSTPLTPSDGSFGQEEDEEVVTSYASDLSESVLQEAFIELSQTDVAFTTQAAISVSLDNICYVSSEDNSTTTHSCATTATGPQAFQDTLVESSPGTSGEDGCTVKKALFTVSGMASCVPVPQAGQVLSSLQGSEETCQRKSSVAHTSQTSPRRSCCSQGRTVTTSSSDTTTATQTDLQPAVAHLAGSASEGLVAGSGAEPSLGKTPFHNFSGNMVDMIVSEACELITATTKVKKRVEDCADFLSKTIGSKGPSPAEASSQGSASDSGRERCRPEDDGKDSVCDESVTVSSESGSRLPHPQPFSETRQVMMKDTLNVPGTEIGGRGGRKMSAGDDVSLSPGRKCNGTPGTPPSTPQQPSEVSQEKQIKQFSKKLKGKLAKEFSPATPPSTPHDQPEPSHGPKDPASETEKADFMLRLMRSLSEEAEGNEEEEEDEDAEARGRAEKSELHCLSKSTRKVSNKEAIHYAERLACHIVSMATEMDALGGMEDGGRRMEEDRRDSVAQFSERTLNTLWVYAGEVAGEVISDVKRMVGSGHCHPRATRQGKERPECLQHRHSHPSEPSRDSRAGLLAEQWSTDLLASVLHPASSSTSSSVPSPWSSSGLSSEYPSCESVTDEYAGYLIRVLKKEGGSRELVLDQYASRLAYRSIKLGLAHAARKTKQRPSTSRLHSAPRRAPSTEPCSPRDRAGRGASPSSDEAIQCACRDSEDYMEMVNFAESLAYDITCDVARKLRLSSARLPKSLTDSCLYKKSKLEDMTENLIRNSFSCPLLAEEGKSRQYHSTDSLYDGGYSSGVMQVIEHYARKIVDDTLEITLASAGRPAGEFHRAQAQDRHSHTQRLSEGAGLNRSFGEMECPFCNRPSSRLLPQPGQRRRRQECEGGSDRLCGLDIPKIYIDLDRRAAFAEEMVSTAMETAKRELSNTSLNADSGIGHDGASFAESLTAEIMTSALSNACQTVNLSGPGREATESTVSQQLSLSVGDDSLGSWSNLSFEDEHPDESSSFLHLSDSNGNSSSWSSLGLEGEVCEEHLSFSPSDSDCTEDKETEVKDEPCVRVDRGPSQPHRALLMVNSEVREANLDFQPPTFDPQLRSMLQWAAASMADLPLVQLGPSADKELQQLPAVVQRLCEKEWRVGELLQALLRYCEEAQAPGQSDPREEPPQAGRGPRHTPLFQWLLENA is encoded by the exons ATGGATGCCTGTGCCCGTATCCGAGGGGTCCCACTTAGGACCCGAGCCTCCATCAGAAAGGAG acAGTACGTGATAATGGGGCACAGAGTTTGAAGAGCCTActgaggaacaaaaaagaacTGTGCAGCGTAGGCCTAGAGTTGCAATCCAGAGATGCTACACGATTGACAGAG ATCCATTTTGTATGTCTACCTGGTCATTCCGAAGGAGACGACTTCAATCTGCAG TCTCTGGCCTGTCTGCCTGGAGAACTGAGCGAGCTGTTGAGGTCGGTCCACGTGCACAGCCTGAGGCCCGACGAAGTTCTGCTGCTGAAGGACTCCCGCAGACCCCCGGACCGGACGGACCCGGTGACACAG CAGTGCTGGCttaggacagtgtgtgtgctgcggcACAGCGCCAGCCCCCAGCAGCAGGTGAGTGTGGGGGCCATAGTGGGCCTGCTGGGTCGCTATGCTGCGGGGGTCCGCTATGCCCTGGAGCTGCAGGCCCTGCACAAGGGCTCATCGGAGCCCAGCCAGCCGGAGGAGAATGACATTAACCAGTCTGTGTCGTCCATCGAGGATGACTTTGTCACCGCTCTGGAgcacctggaggaggaagacaccGGAGAGCACACTT CTGGTGCTTCATATTACCATGGGAACCAGCGTGACGTGGCTTCACAGACCGTCCCAGCCCACAGGAGACGCAAGGACCTATCAGGCTCCAGCGTCATAGTGAGCTCCTCCTCCAAGAAGTCGTCAGCCAAACACAGATCCGCTCCAGAGGTGTCCGTCACTGTCCAGCGTTTGTCGGGCGTCGAATCCCAGTGGTCGCTGTACAGCCATAGAGCCCgcctcccttctccttctgcCCCTCTCAGCGAATCCGAGGAGTCCGACGGCTCTAGCCCCAGTCCAATCATTTTCCTGGATGAGGTAGGCTACCAGAAGAGTCTCCGTGCCAAGCTGGACATCCCTCAGGTCCCCGGGGGCCCCAGGGAAAGAGTGGAAGACTCGGACTCGGAGGTCAGTGAGTTCTTCGACAGCTTCGACCAGTTTGACGACGTGGAGGAGCTGAGCTCCGACAGCTGCACTCTCACTTTACCCCTGGACCCCACCACCAGCAGCGGGGCTGCCGTGCCGTCAACTAAGAAGAAGTTCTCCGACGCTGGCGCCAGTGTGTCTGGCTCCAAGTACGCGTCGGGCGGCTGTTCTAACAAGACCATGAACCCCCACCGCTTCGATCACCCCACACTTCCTGCCAATGTGAAAAAGCCCACCCCGCTGAAGCCAGGTTCGCCCTACTCCCCCCATCCCGAGGTGCCGGACTCACCCAGGCCCGCCCGGACCTCCAACGAGGAGACTGGCGGTCCTCTATTCAGCCCTGTGAGTTCCTCAGCCTTCAGCCCGCTGGGTGATTCTGGGGGAGCCCTCGAGTACTTCTGGAAGACCGAGGGGGAAGCTGAAGACATCTCTGAGCTTCCCAAGCCCCAGGACCTTTGCTCCATGTACAAGACCTACTCGGACTTTGCCAGCAGCTTGTCTAAGGAGATTCTTGGCTCGGTATGTGGCTACCAGTCCCCCGtcagcatcaacgacaacaagAACCTGAGCTGCGTCTGCCACAAGGAGTTCCAGAACTCGTCGGGCCACCTGATGAAACTCTCCGAGATCCAGGAGACGGTGACCGTCGCCAGGCTGCAGCAGACGTCCCAGTCGCTGAAAGACGGCATTCAGAGGTTTGCGACGGACCTGGTGGAGATGAGCTTGGGCAGCGCGCTGAGGGACCTGCAGAAGGGCGTGTCCTCCTGCACGACTACCCTCTGCCACTTGGCGGCCAGGCTCACCTCTTCAGTCTTCCAGGTGGCCTTCCACGAGATCGGCATGCGCCACGCGTACGTGCTGAAGGAGCGCGCCGTCAACGGCCTGGCCGGCTTCCTGGTGGGCGAGGCGGTGTCGGGCGCCCTGAAGGACTTCCTGTCGGTGAAGAAGCAGATGTTCAACAGCACCGTGACGCGCTTCGCCGCCGACCTCGCCGAGGAGCTGGTGTTCGAGGGGATGATGGAGGTGTGCCAGttctcccacccctccacccccctcacccccagcgaCGGGTCCTTCGgccaggaggaggacgaggaggtggTGACGTCCTACGCGTCCGACCTGTCCGAGTCCGTCCTCCAGGAGGCCTTCATCGAGCTCTCGCAGACGGACGTAGCCTTCACCACCCAGGCTGCCATCAGCGTCTCTCTGGATAACATTTGCTACGTGAGCTCGGAGGACAACTCCACCACCACTCACAGTTGCGCCACCACCGCCACTGGACCCCAGGCTTTCCAAGATACCCTCGTTGAATCTAGCCCTGGCACCTCGGGGGAGGACGGCTGCACGGTCAAGAAGGCTCTCTTCACAGTGTCGGGCATGGCTAGCTGCGTTCCCGTGCCACAGGCTGGCCAGGttctctccagcctccagggCTCGGAGGAGACATGCCAGCGGAAGTCCAGCGTGGCCCACACCTCCCAGACCAGCCCCAGGAGGAGCTGCTGCTCCCAGGGACGGACGGTGACCACGTCCTCTTCCGACACAACCACAGCCACCCAGACGGACCTGCAGCCGGCTGTAGCTCACCTCGCCGGGTCCGCCAGCGAGGGCCTCGTGGCTGGCTCTGGAGCAGAGCCTTCCCTGGGGAAGACCCCCTTCCACAACTTTTCTGGCAACATGGTGGATATGATAGTTAGCGAGGCCTGTGAGCTGATAACAGCCACTAcgaaagtgaaaaagagagtggAGGACTGTGCGGACTTCCTCAGCAAGACCATAGGAAGCAAAGGTCCCTCGCCTGCAGAAGCTTCTTCTCAGGGCTCAGCCAGTGACAGTGGGAGGGAGCGCTGCAGACCCGAAGATGATGGCAAAGACTCGGTGTGTGATGAAAGTGTTACTGTCAGTAGTGAGTCAGGCTCCAGGCTTCCTCACCCTCAGCCGTTCTCGGAGACACGCCAAGTGATGATGAAGGACACGTTGAACGTACCCGGGACGGAAATTGGAGGCAGGGGCGGGAGGAAGATGTCCGCTGGTGACGACGTGAGCCTCAGCCCTGGAAGAAAGTGTAACGGAACGCCGGgtactcccccctccaccccacagcAGCCCAGCGAGGTTTCCCAGGAGAAGCAGATCAAGCAGTTCTCCAAAAAACTGAAGGGAAAGCTGGCCAAGGagttctcgcctgccacgcccccttccaccccccacGACCAGCCAGAGCCTAGCCATGGGCCCAAGGACCCCGCCTCCGAGACCGAAAAAGCGGACTTCATGCTCAGACTGATGAGGTCTCTGTCCGAGGAGGCCGAGGgcaacgaggaggaggaggaagacgaagaCGCTGAGGCCAGAGGTCGTGCCGAGAAGTCCGAGCTCCACTGTTTGTCAAAGTCAACTCGCAAGGTGTCCAACAAGGAGGCCATCCACTACGCCGAGCGCCTGGCTTGCCATATCGTCTCCATGGCCACGGAGATGGACGCCCTCGGTGGGATGGAGGACGGTGGGAGGAgaatggaggaggacaggagggacagCGTGGCCCAGTTCTCCGAGAGGACTCTGAATACCCTGTGGGTGTACGCCGGCGAGGTCGCCGGAGAGGTGATCAGCGATGTGAAGAGGATGGTGGGGTCGGGACATTGCCACCCACGAGCGACCAGACAAGGCAAGGAAAGGCCCGAATGTCTCCAGCACCGCCACTCCCACCCCAGTGAGCCCAGCCGAGACAGCAGGGCGGGCTTGCTCGCTGAGCAGTGGTCCACGGACCTCCTCGCCTCAGTCCTCCATCCAGCatcttcctccacctcatccTCAGTGCCCAGCCCATGGTCTAGCTCCGGCCTGTCCTCCGAGTACCCCAGCTGTGAGAGCGTGACGGACGAGTATGCTGGCTACCTCATCCGGGTCCTAAAgaaggaggggggcagcagggagcTGGTGCTAGACCAGTACGCCAGCCGCCTGGCCTACCGCTCCATCAAGCTGGGCCTGGCCCATGCTGCCCGCAAGACGAAGCAgagaccctccacctccaggctccACTCGGCCCCCAGGAGAGCCCCCAGCACCGAGCCATGCTCGCCCAGGGACCGAGCCGGCAGAGGGGCGTCCCCTTCTTCGGACGAAGCCATCCAGTGCGCGTGTCGGGACTCGGAAGACTACATGGAGATGGTGAACTTTGCAGAGTCTCTGGCGTACGACATCACTTGCGATGTCGCTCGCAAGCTCCGCCTGTCGAGCGCGCGTCTGCCCAAGTCCCTGACCGACTCCTGTCTGTATAAGAAGTCGAAACTAGAAGACATGACGGAAAACCTGATCAGGAACTCCTTCTCCTGCCCTCTGCTGGCCGAGGAGGGGAAGAGCAGGCAGTACCACAGCACGGACAGCCTGTACGACGGAGGCTACAGTAGTGGAGTTATGCAGGTAATCGAACACTATGCCAGGAAGATAGTTGATGACACCCTGGAGATCACCCTGGCCTCTGCAGGGCGCCCAGCTGGGGAGTTCCACAGGGCCCAGGCCCAGGACAGGCACTCCCACACCCAGAGGCTGTCGGAGGGAGCAGGGCTAAACAGGTCTTTCGGGGAGATGGAGTGTCCATTCTGCAACAGACCCAGCAGCAGACTCCTTCCCCAGCCAGgccagaggagaaggaggcaggaGTGTGAGGGTGGGTCAGACCGGCTTTGCGGGCTGGACATCCCCAAGATCTACATCGACCTTGATCGTAGGGCAGCCTTCGCAGAAGAGATGGTGTCTACAGCCATGGAGACCGCCAAGAGGGAGCTAAGCAACACCAGCCTGAATGCTGACAGCGGTATAGGACATGACGGAGCAAGTTTCGCTGAGAGCCTCACTGCTGAGATCATGACCTCAGCACTGTCCAATGCCTGCCAGACCGTTAacctcag TGGTCCAGGTAGGGAGGCCACAGAGTCGACGGTGTCCCAGCAGCTGAGCCTGAGCGTGGGGGACGACAGCCTGGGCAGCTGGTCCAACCTCAGCTTTGAGGATGAGCACCCAGACGAGAGCAGCAGCTTTCTGCACCTcagtgacag CAATGGGAACAGCAGTAGCTGGAGCagcctggggctggagggggaggtgtgtgaggagcacctgtccttctccccctctgacAG